A single Triticum dicoccoides isolate Atlit2015 ecotype Zavitan chromosome 2A, WEW_v2.0, whole genome shotgun sequence DNA region contains:
- the LOC119352986 gene encoding proline-rich protein 4-like, which yields MAAPRALVLGLLLAIAVANAEAASVVVGLAKCADCTRKNIKAEEAFKGLQVAIKCKNLHGDYESKAVGGLDGTGAFSVPLAADLHGADCVAQLHSTTSNAPCSSQEPSKIVPVSEGTTTFGVVAGAKTDAAALPECASATLCGPIKKHIIEHFHHKKLVPPKPEPKPQPHPDYHPVPKPEPKPQPHPDYHPVPPTPTYGGGGGGYHGHH from the exons ATGGCAGCTCCGAGAGCGCTCGTCCTCGGCCTCCTGCTGGCGATCGCCGTCGCCAACGCTGAGGCGGCGTCCGTCGTCGTCGGTCTGGCCAAGTGCGCCGACTGCAccaggaagaacatcaaggccgagGAAGCTTTCAAAG GTCTCCAGGTGGCGATCAAGTGTAAGAATCTCCACGGCGACTATGAGAGCAAGGCGGTGGGCGGCCTCGACGGCACCGGAGCCTTCAGCGTTCCCCTGGCCGCCGACCTCCACGGCGCCGACTGCGTCGCGCAGCTCCACAGCACCACCTCCAACGCACCGTGTTCCAGCCAGGAGCCATCTAAGATCGTGCCGGTGTCTGAGGGCACCACCACCTTTGGTGTGGTCGCCGGCGCCAAGACGGACGCGGCGGCATTGCCAGAGTGCGCGTCGGCGACCCTATGCGGGCCGATCAAGAAGCACATCATCGAGCACTTCCACCACAAGAAGCTTGTGCCGCCGAAGCCGGAGCCCAAGCCCCAGCCCCACCCTGACTACCACCCcgtgcccaagccggagcccaagccgCAGCCCCACCCCGACTACCACCCCGTCCCTCCCACGCCCACctatggcggcggcggtggtggatacCACGGACACCACTGA